tcattttatttcagtgcactctaaaataataataataataataataataataataacataaaaaaaaatacttattgATGAAAACGGCTTAGTATACTATTTAAAATTCAGAATATCTTTTGAGTGCCTGTCTGAAGATCTTTTAGAACTAACCTTGGTCTAGCCTGtggaaaaatgtattgtattatgttaataactttgttatatatatatgttttatgcTTCAGCCTCTGGTAGATGCACTGAGAAAAGCTCTCAAGTCAGATTTTGAGGAGGTGGTTCTGGCCTTGCTGATGACACCGCCTGAGTATGAtgcttttgaaataaaaagagcCATGAAGgtccaatgttttttttttttctccaaaaaaTCTGTACTTTATTAATTCtaacaacaagaaaaaaaataaaaaataaaataaaataaaataacctttagttaaattaatgaaatatatttaattatatgtttaatgtattttaatattttaaaaaagcatatatgttattattttaatagtaAAATTTAACATAAACAGGGTCTTGGAACAAAAGAAGCTGTCTTAAGTGAAATTTTAGGGACCAGATCAAACAAGGAGATCACAGCGATGAAAACTAGTTTCAAAGAAGGTAACAACACAGATTCAAATACATGCAAGTACTTCAATGAATGCAGATGTGTATATATCTGTTAACCTCTTTCTGATGTACAGTCTATGGAGAACTGTTGGAGGAAGATCTTAAAAGTGAAATTAGTGGACATCTCGAAACTGTCCTGCTTGCCCTTTGCAAGGTACAAATATGACACTGTTTAGtgtatttaaacaataaaaaaatataaatcttttattTGTGCTAAATAAATATCTTATAACTTCAGGCTACCAGGAGTGAAGACTATAACATTGACGATGGGCTTGCAAAGAGTGATGCAAAGGTATGTGGCTGATTCCACTGCATCATTGTAACTCCATTCacattaattgatttatttaaattagctGATTTGTGTGGGTATAAATTATGTGCATGTTACCTGTTCTGAATTTGGATTGGTTGGTAGGCATCTGGAAGTATCCCATTCATTGTTTCCATAGACTATAGTGTATTTTTCTGTAGAAGTCGGTGTCATTTGAATTAGGCAACATTAAACAATACAACACAGTTACTAGcgtgatattgcttttatacaagaagttaatattgaaAAGTTTTCACAAAGTGCTATAAGGAACTTTGGCCTCTCTACTGCCATCTGTGACTGAAACATAAAATTGCAAGTTACAAGTACTTgcaaatttgttgtttttacatCAGTTGTGCTTCGGCACTTATGATTAAAACATTGTGACATCATTGCATTGTCTTTTTATAATCAATCCTAAATTTTACACAGTGCACAATGCTGTATGTACAGTTTTGtgggttatttatttatttattattttcctgattttttttttttttttttttttgctttatataACATGTTGTGTTGTGATTCATTTTGAAGCTGGTTGGTTCAGTTTAAGGCATTGAACTctgtagatttttttaatgcatgttgaGGAAATGAATGTGAAAAATTTATCTGGAACCATTTAAAAAGAGGGTGAATATTGGtgtatttgcatttattaatttagcacATACTTCTATCCAAAACATCTCTGGATAACATAACCAATGTATACAGAGGAGACAACTATTTTAGTAGTGCAACAATGCTGAATTTCAATAGTAAACCAGaacagtttttattattatattattattattttagcttTTATTAAGCCTTAAGTAGAGTTGGATAAGTACGTGAAGTGCCTTTGGACAAGAAGAGATGTAAACTACTTAAGTAATTAtacttgattactgtacttaagtattattttgCCGTATTTGTACTTTATTCAAGTGCCATTTAAACTgaatacttgtacttttacatAATTATATTTCCAAAGGGAAAAATCTTGAAAAATActcgttttgtttttgaaggttGAGATCTGAGATCTGACTGGTCACCCTGGGTACCAGCCCAAAATTTAATTCACTACTGGCAGTTTGATGCTAATGTGGGCAGTGAGGTTTAACTGATTAAATTGTTTCATATACGACCAGTCAGTTATTGGCTGACTTAGCTGCCATTACCATTGTTGAATACGGCTGTACAGTGATGTTTTGATCAACTGATAGATGACAGTTGAGAGAGTTCTGTCTTTGTGAGATTAAGTTAAAAGTCCAGATGTCTAAGTGGAAGGTGAGATAAAAGCTGAACAACGCTGCTACATATTGTCAGGCATGGACAACATGTAGCAGTGATATGAGCTGCATGCCTTTATATTTAAGCTCAGtgaaattgtgcatattgagaACAGGAGGAGGCACCCCAGTAGTTAGCTAATAGAAGCCTTGATGGATTTGCATCTGAGACTGTCTCAAGACAGCAAAATTGAGATCCTGTGAGGCACAGTTCAGAGAAGATGGACAGGAGGGTTTGATGACTTTCTGTATGTTCCAAAGGCAGCAGACAGGTCTAAAAAGATGGCATCTTCGGATGTAGATGTATGCATAATAGGTTGTAATAACTCGATAGTGTGTAAGGTCATGTTGTAAAAACTCCCAATATAAGCGAGAttacacaaaaacaaataaatatggtTCAACCACCGTCTTGGGCAAACTTAGTGTATTGTATCAATCAGTCATAGCATACATAGTCCAAACGCCTTCACATACCGATGATAAATGCAGGATGAACAGAGTTTCGGTCTCTATCTGATCTGATAGTCTCTCCAATATCAGCTCAAGGAAACATCTCTTACCATGTAAAAAGTCTTTCCAAAAAGATATTCCAACTCTCACAGTGATGTGTCCAATTGCATATCGAAACAAAAAGCACAGGTAAATCCAACCAGCGAGGCATTGCAGCAAAATTAGAGATACACCAGGTAAGCTAGTGGTTCTTCCATTGGAAATGGTCCCTGGGAGACCAAACTCTCTCAACTAAGGTCGCAACACCCTTGACCCCCCATATACTGAATCCTGTTTACTAAATACATTCATCAGACACCAAGAAAGTGGAAGTTACAAGCAAGCCCAGCACAGCATTATGAGAAATGGAGTTAATAACATCACAGTTTTAGCAGTCAAGAGATAAAGACTTGACAACCTTAATTCTTTTCACGTTACACAGAGTACTGACATTAATTACAACCCgagtttttaaaatttgaataaaatgaaaactaaaagattttcaaatcacaagccaatattttattcacaagagaacatagataacataaatgtttaaaggtgccctagaatgctttttcacaagatgtaatataagtctaaggtgtccactgaatgtgtctgtgaagtttcagctcaaaataccccatagatttttttttttttattcatttttgtacctgcctattttggagcatcattataaatgcgccgattcagcgtacttcccctttaaatcctctcgctccccgcccccaagctctcgactttatatacattgcataaacaaagttcacacagctaatataacctcaaaatggatctttacaaaatgttcgtcatgcatgctgcatgcatgcatcggatcatgtgagtatagtatttatttggatgtttacatttgattctgaatgagtttgaggctatgctccatggctaaagctaacattactcactgttggagagatttataaagaatgaagttgtgtttatgaattatacagactgcaagtgtttaaaaatgaaaatagcgacggctcttgtctccgtgaatacagtaataaacgatggtaactttaaccacatttaacaatacattagcaacatgctaacgaaacatttagaaagacaaattacaaatatcactaaaagtatcatgatatcatggataatgtcagttattattgctccatctgccgtttttcgctattgtccttgcttgcttacctagtctgattattcgAGATGGTCCTaactgcagaacacaagatccaAGGGGCAGGGTTGGATCTAGAtagccctaaacctacccgactcCGCCCCCTggctctaaacctacccatctccaccccctggttctagatccaactcctcccacatTCCATAGCCCTAAACTTACCCGACTCCGCCCCTTGGATCTCGAGTGTTCTGCACTGAGGGGCTactggatgattcagctgtgcacatccagatgttaatactgcctgcccttgtctaatgccttgaacatgtgctggcatatgcaaatattggggtgtacatattgatgatcccgactgttacgtaacagtcggtgttatgttgagattcgcctgttcttctgaggtcttttaaacaaatgaaatttacataagaaagaggaaacaatggtgtttgagactcactgtatgtcatttccatgtactgaactcttgttattcaactaagccgaggtaaattcaattttcaattctatggtacctttaaagtgacaaattttacaatgagctcatttcaaatttgatgcctgctacaggtctccaAAATGTTGAAacaggggcaacaaatggctgtaaaagcaagacattttgaaaagatttagctggaagaacatctagcaactaattaagttaattgatatcaggtctgtaacatgattagctataaaagggatgtcttagagaggcagagtctctcagaagtaaagatgggcagaggctctccaatctgtgaaagagtgcataaaaagattgtggaatactttaaaagcAATGTTCCTCAaggtcaaattgcaaaggctttgcaaatctcatcaccTACAGTggataacatcatcaaaagattcagagaaactggagaaatctctgtgcgtaagggacaaggccgaagacctttattggatgccctcagacgacactgcatcactcatcggcatgattgtgtcaatgacattactaaatggggcCAGGAAAACACAATccgccatctgcagatgctaACTAAAGTGCTATCAtgcaaaaaagaagccatatgtgaacatggtccagaagcgccgttgtgtcctgtgggccaaggctcatttaaaatggactgtttcagggtgtactcacactatgTGCTCTTAACCGTGCCCGAGCACATTTGACCCCCAAAGCCTGGTTTGTTTGACAAGTGTGACTGCTCTGTTCTGTGCCCTGGCGCAGTTCGTTTAGCCGGCCCTGGCCCGCTTGAAAGAGGTGGGCCAGAGCGCGGTTTGGTTGGGCTCGAGCCCGGTTCGCATGCAGTGTGAGCGCTAACCGTGCCTGAGCACGGAACAGTTACTACTTTTGTGTGCGCTACTGTCATCATTACGACAgcaaacatctttattactaCTCTGATAGTACACTTATCAGTTCATGTAATTAATTCTAGTGTATTTGGGTTTATAACAGGTCTGATTCTCACCTTATTGATGAacagaaaatgtagtttgcgAGTAAAGCTGCAAATTTCTCCATTAACGTCAGCTGCTGCAATAATTCTCTGATACGTGCAAGTGAAAATCGCTGCGCGGCATAATGATACATATATTAGGCAGTACCTGTgcatttcttcctgttttcttccattcaaaaagttgcaTTGTATATGACGTAAGCGTGCTTTGGCCTGAAACGTTAAGTGCAGTGTGAGTGCATCGCCCTCCGTCTCAGTTCAAGGCAAccgtgcctagtgtgagtacaccctcaAAGAAGATAAGTGTTCTGGTCAGACCAGTTCAATGAACACTCatcattttacccaagtgccattCATCTCGCGATCCTTTCCAAGGCATGGTTCAATTTTTCTTCTAATTTAGAGAGACTAATATCAATGAATTTCCTCAAGCTTGTCTATCTATTAAGAGTGATATTAGTGGAATCAGTGAGTTTAGTTTCTGAGCCTTGAAactattcttttttatttcccACTTCGGCCTTCAATTGCTAAACCTCAGTTTGTGACAAAGCATTTACAACACCTCTATCATCATCATAATCTTAACATGGATGAAATGTCATTTGTAGGGTTTAGtcttgttacaaaagattcagCAGAAAAATCTGGCTATAACTTTGTTCTTTATCCTTTTCTTCATTGTTTAAATCATTGATGGTCTCCATGATAACCAAATTCACATACACAACAACAATTGGACATAAAAATAGATCCCATACTGGCCACCACTATGTAACAAGTCCTAAAATATTAGcaagattacaaaaaaaacaaaaaacaatcatCAGACAccaagaaacaggaagttaCAAGCAAGTCCAGCACagcattatgggaaatggagttaaAAACATCACAGTTTTAGCAGTCAAGAGATAAAGATTTGACAACCttaattcttttttctttacGCATAGTTCTgacattaattaaatattaatatgtagAAATGCtacaatgtaaacagcagtaTATTGGTGTGCATGTAAATGCACTCACTGTCTCTGACAACGTTGTTTTCTCAGGCTCTGTTTGAGGCAGGAGAGAATCGGGTTGGTACTGTTTGCTCTGTCCTGATTGATGTCCTCACATCCAGAAGTGAAGCTCAGCTGTGCAAAAGTAAGTTAAGGAACATTTATGATGAAATATGGATGTTACATTTATGATAgttgactttattttttagaCACTGATAGTgttatttaaaatctttttgcAGTTTTCAAGTATTACGGCCAATACAGCAAGCAGGGTCTAGCCAAAGCTCTGGAGAGTGAGCTTCATGGAAACCTTGAAGACTGTCTGATGACTCTGGGTAAGGAAACAAGTGCTCATTTTAGGTTGTGTGTACAGTATGTATGTGGGTGTGTGCAAGACATTCCAGACATGTTAAATGCTTCATAAAAAACTATTCAAAGCTGAGCAGCTCCTTAGGAAGCTTGTTTTTCCAGCTCTGCATGTTGAAGGTGGGTCCAGACAGCAGTATCACACAAAACTCTATCACAAAAAGATAGTTAAAAAAGATACAATAGAAACTAAATCAAGCAGTATACAGTAAAGTCACATCTTCAATTTGTGCACACATAGAATAATAGCCTCTTACGAACCTCACAACATTcttatttttcatgtttagtGAAGTCTGCTTGGAACAAACCTGCCTTATTTGCTGAAAAGCTCCACCTGGCTATGAAGGTAAAGTTGCAAAGGAATTCATGGAACGTATTCCAGTTTGTCCATGTAGTTACTAGCACTTTTAGTGCTGCACATGATTTTGATATCCTCAGCCTTTATTTACTTAGGTATTTTCACCTGAATTTAAAGGGgttataaaatgcattttcagatatttatattatgtttCTGGAGGTTAGCgaatgacattaaaaaaaaaaaaaaaaaaaatacaaataaatatatatatatatatatatatatatatatatatatatatatatatatatatatatatatatatatatatatatatatatatatatatatatatatatatatatatatatatatatatatatttatattatttaccaCCCTTATTTTCATTCTCTGTTAAAAACACTAAGTTTCAAGGGGACTTTGCACATCTACTTAACTATATATCTAGCATGTGTGACAAGCATGCCAATTTATTGGCTGACAACAGTCCGTAATGTCACAAGCGGAGCTCCCCTAGGTTTAAatgaaggccttctgaagcgaagtgatgcgtttgtgtaaacaaaatccatatttaactagttatgaagtaaaatatctagcttccgccagaccgccttccgtattctacttacgaagaaaatataaaactctcgcagttcaaaacgcttatgctacgtcctacgccttccctttTTAACTtgcggaaaaagcttaactgacgtgatgccagtttacactttcttcggaacttgaatacggaaggcagtctggcggtaGCTAGGTATTTGACTTAATAagttgttaaatatggatttaattatttatttttaatacaaacgcatcgcttcgcttcagaaggcctttattaaccccccggagacATGTgtagtatgtttatgatggaagGATGTGGATGGatacactttcttcagctcatacttctTGATcctcgctcactgccattataatgCTCGGATACGTTTAAACTGGGGAGTTCTGAGGTATAGAAAAGTATTTATTGTAGAGTAGCCTCTTATATGTGTAAATATCAATAACATTTTGATTTTCCATTTCATGGCCTTTAAACTATTTTTGGATTTCTAGGGGATAGGAACCAACACTGACACACTGACTAGAATCATTGTGAGTCGTTCAGAAATTGACCTGCTGAAAATCATTCAAGAATACAAAAGGATGTATGGCAAAACCCTTCAGGAGGCTATTCTGGTGAGTCTCTATATCTATATTTGAAAAGCTTTAACCAAATTCAACATGagaatgtataaatgtattatttatttttctcattGTATATTGCTGCCTGTTTCATCATGCTGTGCTTTTAAATACAATAGCTGtccaatttaaatatttaaatcctTTTTCTGGTTTTACAGAAGGAAACAAGTGGAGATTATGAGAAGATTCTGCTGGCTCTATGTGGAACTCAATAATCATCTCTTACATGTCTGGATTATGTGAAAATCTTCTGTAAATTCATTACATTATATTCACTACCCATGTTGGCACCAGTTAATCTCCCCATAGTTGACTCGTGAAAAGTGTttcatttaaatatgaaaaaaatgtcagttgTGCACactataaatattgaatttacaaTATAATATTCCAGGCCACAACTTGGCATATTTTCACATTACTAATTCAAGAGATTACCACAATTAAATGGCAACTGTATATtagtattttattgtaatacaTCACTTTGTAAATCCTGGCAATATTTTACATTGGGGTGAACATCTTCTTTACCATGTGACAAAGAATGTGAGAACTCAGGGCTGGTGCACTTGCTTGACCTGTGACTTGCTTGATCTGTGTGTCTATTGTCATAATTAAAGAGACAAATTCCACAAGTTGATACAACTAATAAACTCACATCTACACCATCTTATGCAATATCTAATGAGCAATACAATTTCCTatgtaagttttgttttgtattagGTTTAGACTACAACTGGTAAAGTACAGCAAACAAATTAAATGGTAGATTATTGCAAGTCTTACAGACAGGTACAACCAGAACAACCTGGTGTAACTCTTCCACCCAGCCCAAAGATTTTCAGTGGGTGTGTATAAGGGAATAAAAAGACAGGTTCTGTTCCCGAAATTATCCATTTCAGAACAGCTCTCACAGACTTCACAAAGGAACAAGTGAGTTatctttttaaatgcatttaactGCATGTCCTCTATAGCTTGTCATTATTAATGTGCAATGTGTCTTGATGATGCTACATTCATAATTAAGCAATTGACAACTGATGGAATTGATATGACAATCTAGATTTACATATCTGGAGAATGTTTGCAATGACTGGTCATAAACTCATCCTTATGCATTTGCTCTGTTCTTATCTTCTTCAAAGCTCGCAAGATGGCTTTTTTGCAGAAACTTTTCCAGCAAAGTAATGAGGAAAAGGTAAGTTAAAACATTTCCTTTAATATGATCAGTCTAAAGGATACATTTTAGGTCTGCTGTAGGTGATGACTAACCTAGATATGCCTCAAAGGAAACCTGTCAGTACTTATTTGTACTTGCATGTTGCAATATGTTTTATCAGGGTTTTAAAGCTGCTCCTGCTGTTGAGACAGGATACCTTGGAACAGTTAAGGCTGATCCAAACTTCAATGCCCAGAATGATGCTGCAAAATTAAAGAAAGCCATTGAGACCAAAGGTAAAGTAGAGATATCCTGGTAAAAGCAAAGTGTTTGTATACTAAATGCAAATTTAACATGCTCCCATGTTCATGATACTGGCGTTGAGAAAAATCAAGTAAAAACTGCAAATGAATGGAACACTTCATATTTCTTGTGATGCATGTATGGAAGAGTAAGGACACACCCCACCAATTATGTCACACCAGGAAGAAAGCTAATACAGTTTTACCCAATACAGCTCTCTTTGGACttgttttattatgtgtctAGCTTTATTGCCCTTATTTGCCTCTGATTATACACCAGGAATTAAGTACAATTGCCCATTGTACCAAGATCCATCAAGCTTATGATCATAAATGGCTGCTCATGCGATAAACTGATGTGATTTGGCCTGTTTTCCTCTCATGAAGGTGTGGATGAAGCCACTATTGTGGAAGTTCTAGCAAAGAGGAGCAATGCACAAAGACAACAGATCAAAGCAGCTTATCAGCAGAGTGCAGGAAAAGTAAGCATATTCACATCCTTcaacatatttttctttttttatctattggctaaataaaaaaataatatttagtttgaatCCAGTTATGTTTTCTGTTCTTATCTACATGGTCTAATGAAAGCTCGAATAATTTTCTCTTTAACAAACTCTTTTATGGACCTTTGAATTTGACATTGTGGGACAATAGAGATGAGTAAACCTGGCTTTCTTgtttaagggtttttttttttttttttcaaccctTTAACTTGACCTATGAAACATTACAAATAAGTGAGCCATTTGTCTATTTGTCCAAGTCAAATTCAAGTTTAAAGAACACAGATGAGAAATTcttttacttgtttataaaattTTGTTTTGCGTTAATAGCTTTTGTTTTATCATTATTCCTCAGCCTCTGGCAGATGATTTGAAAAAGGCTCTGAAGTCAGATTTTGAGGAGGTGGTCCTGGCTTTGCTGATGACACCGCCTGAGTATGATGCTTTTGAAATGAAAAGAGCTATGAAGGTACAACTTACTGCTCTtattgcaaatatatatatatatatatatatatatatatatatatatatatatatatatatatatatatatatatatatatatttttttttttttttttttttttttttttttttttaatgtagttttTATTCAGAGACTTACTGTACAATAAATACTTCAAGAATAAATACTTAAATCTCAATACTAATACTAAAACTGAATTGATAATCAGAATCTTGGGACAAATGAGAATGTCCTAAGTGAAATTCTGGGGACCAGATCAAACAAGGAGATTGCAGCATTGAAGAATACTTTCAAAGAAGGTAACAAGAATGACTgacaaaaacatgttcttccTTAAAGCAGATGTATGTGTATGCTGCTAACCATTTTCTGTTGTGTAGTCTATGGAGAGATGCTGGAGGAAGATATTAAATGTGAAGTTAAAGGAGATCTTGAGACTACCCTTGTTGCCCTTTGCAAGGTacaaaagtatcataaaaattCAGTGTAATTTTTGTTATAGcacaagaaaataaaatgttctgtGTATTGATAATGACATATTACTTTGTCAATATCTCATAACTTCAGGCTACCAGGAGTGAAGACCGTAACATTGACGATGGAATGGCTAAGAGTGATGCAAAGGTAAAAATTCTTTACTTACACTATGGCCAGTGAAGTATGTAAGATATATAGTCAGCTGATATATAGTCAATAGTTTTACACTTgccattattaataatactgAAGTTGCAAGATGGTACCATTTACAGTAGCTTTTCTAAATTGTGTATGAAAAACAAGAAACCGCAGAATAACGAAAATAGCATGAGTATGTTGCCATGAACGGCGGTCCATTATACAGTTTACAGTCAATGCTTGGCCAATGCTTGAGCAATCATAATCAAGTTCTGCTGATAGCCATGCAATAGCATTATAAATAGAAACAAACAGTGTAAATGCTGTCTTTGACTTTGCTATGCTGTTGCTTTAGGCTCTATTTGAGGCAGGAGAGAATCGGATCGGCACTGTTTGCTCTGTTCTGATTGACATTCTCACAAACAGGAGTGAAGCTCAGTTGTGCAAAAGTAAGTTGAAGAATATGATTCTTATCAGAGATAGTTGATTCCATTAATAGTTGATGCCTTACTGGTGTACTTCAGCTCATTTTCTGAGGCACTAACAGTGTTATTTAAAATCTACAGTTTTGCAATATTATGGCCAATTGAGCAAAGATGGTTTGGCCAAAGATCTGGAGGGTGAGCTACATGGAAGCTTTGAAGACTGCCTGATGACCTTGggtaaatatacagtacaatccTTCACTTTAGTCTGTGTATATCTCTGTGGGTGTGTGAAAGAGTAGTTGCTTTTGTGTTAAATGCTTCAGTGGCCATCTGAA
This DNA window, taken from Megalobrama amblycephala isolate DHTTF-2021 linkage group LG4, ASM1881202v1, whole genome shotgun sequence, encodes the following:
- the LOC125266191 gene encoding annexin A6-like; translation: MAFFQKFLQKISDDDSSKGFKGSPTETAYFGTVKADPNFNAQNDAAKLKKAIETKGVDEATIVEVLAKRSNAQRQQIKAAYQQDTGKPLVDALRKALKSDFEEVVLALLMTPPEYDAFEIKRAMKGLGTKEAVLSEILGTRSNKEITAMKTSFKEVYGELLEEDLKSEISGHLETVLLALCKATRSEDYNIDDGLAKSDAKALFEAGENRVGTVCSVLIDVLTSRSEAQLCKIFKYYGQYSKQGLAKALESELHGNLEDCLMTLVKSAWNKPALFAEKLHLAMKGIGTNTDTLTRIIVSRSEIDLLKIIQEYKRMYGKTLQEAILKETSGDYEKILLALCGTQSRKMAFLQKLFQQSNEEKGFKAAPAVETGYLGTVKADPNFNAQNDAAKLKKAIETKGVDEATIVEVLAKRSNAQRQQIKAAYQQSAGKPLADDLKKALKSDFEEVVLALLMTPPEYDAFEMKRAMKNLGTNENVLSEILGTRSNKEIAALKNTFKEVYGEMLEEDIKCEVKGDLETTLVALCKATRSEDRNIDDGMAKSDAKALFEAGENRIGTVCSVLIDILTNRSEAQLCKILQYYGQLSKDGLAKDLEGELHGSFEDCLMTLVKSAWNKPAYFAEKLHLAMKGLGTNTDTLTRIIVSRSEIDLLKIIQEYKRMYGKTLQEAILKETSGDYEKILLALCGTQ